One genomic window of candidate division WOR-3 bacterium includes the following:
- a CDS encoding asparagine synthetase B, giving the protein MNIFVFCACLSSRIFVPMDLSQTNHLKAYGVAYRSLEVGLSVEWLVNYRSGSFIMEDNPQIEEDLKISGVVYAVISPEVEALIKSEIERSNADVILLQKAPKVAVYQTPTAQPWDDAVVLALDYAGITYDRIWDREVIEGKLSEYEWVHLHHEDFTGQYGKFWASYRNTQWYKDQVEFNEETAGNLGFSKVWELKHEVARKLYEYVENGGYLFAMCSATDTWEIAIASYGRDVVESPFDGDPSGPYGPDTTRSPAFTNYDIIQDPGIYEHSTIDVSQEAHLRGEGVFFALYEFNAKEDPVPAMLVQNHVGVVREFLGQCTGFRRQCVRQEITVLGDVPGADEIKYISGNLGQGSFAYLGGHDPEDFAHYVGDPPTDLRFFPNSPGYRLILNNVLFPAAKKKELKT; this is encoded by the coding sequence ATGAATATTTTCGTTTTTTGCGCTTGCCTGTCTTCAAGAATATTTGTTCCGATGGATTTGTCACAGACAAACCACCTAAAAGCCTACGGTGTCGCCTACAGGTCTCTTGAAGTCGGTCTTTCGGTGGAGTGGCTTGTGAATTACCGGAGCGGCAGTTTCATAATGGAGGACAATCCGCAAATAGAGGAAGACCTGAAAATTTCCGGGGTTGTCTATGCGGTCATTTCCCCGGAGGTAGAAGCACTGATCAAATCCGAAATTGAGCGTTCAAACGCGGATGTGATTTTGCTTCAAAAGGCTCCGAAAGTCGCTGTCTATCAAACTCCAACCGCACAACCCTGGGACGACGCCGTAGTCCTCGCGCTGGACTACGCCGGAATAACATACGACAGGATATGGGATAGGGAAGTAATAGAAGGAAAACTCTCTGAATACGAGTGGGTTCATCTTCACCACGAGGATTTTACAGGCCAGTACGGCAAATTCTGGGCTTCTTACAGAAACACACAATGGTACAAAGATCAGGTCGAGTTCAACGAAGAGACCGCCGGAAATCTCGGTTTTTCAAAAGTATGGGAATTAAAGCACGAAGTCGCGAGAAAGCTCTACGAATACGTCGAAAACGGCGGGTACCTTTTCGCGATGTGCTCGGCGACTGACACGTGGGAAATTGCCATTGCCAGCTATGGAAGGGATGTGGTCGAATCCCCTTTCGACGGAGATCCGTCAGGCCCTTACGGACCCGATACGACTAGGTCACCGGCGTTTACAAACTACGATATCATTCAAGACCCAGGCATCTACGAGCATTCTACTATAGACGTGTCACAGGAAGCCCACCTGAGGGGTGAGGGCGTGTTTTTCGCGCTCTACGAGTTCAATGCTAAAGAAGATCCTGTCCCAGCTATGCTCGTCCAGAACCATGTAGGGGTTGTAAGGGAGTTTTTGGGCCAGTGCACCGGTTTCAGGCGTCAATGTGTCAGGCAGGAGATTACGGTTCTCGGGGACGTACCCGGAGCGGATGAAATCAAATACATCAGCGGCAACCTTGGTCAGGGAAGTTTCGCTTATTTGGGCGGGCACGACCCCGAGGATTTCGCCCATTACGTCGGAGATCCCCCGACCGACCTGAGGTTTTTTCCGAATTCGCCCGGCTACAGGCTGATTCTCAACAACGTCCTCTTCCCCGCCGCGAAGAAAAAAGAGCTGAAGACGTAA